A segment of the Thermodesulfobacteriota bacterium genome:
CTGTGACCGGCAACGAAATCCGCAAGGTATGCCACTGCCCGGACGACGATCGCAAAACGGGCGGGAAGGCGCGGAAAGTAGGACGGCGGCAACGGATCGTGCCGCCGGCGGCCGGAAGCCAGGAGACCTTTCCCGGCGGGGAACAAGCCCGAGGCGCCTTTCGCGGGAGAAGGTCCGGGACGGTCGACGCAACCAAGGTGCGCGCCCGATCCTTCCCTTCGCCCCGCGGCCGGGGCTTCGATCCGGGGGGATCTTGGGGCGCGTTTTCCTTTCATGCCGGCCGGCGCGACGCATGCTTTCGGCCCTCCTCTTCCTGCTGGCCGCCTGCGCGATCCGCCCGGCGTCCGCCGCCGGCGGGTATCCTCTGGAGCGCATCGACGACCGGGGAGTCGCGGTCCGCCTGGCCGCTCCTCCCCGCCGCATCGTCTCCCTCGCGCCCAGCCTCACCGAGATCGTCTTCCTCCTCGGCCGCGGCGACGCCCTCGCCGGGGTGACCCGGTACTGCAACCATCCGCCGGAAGCCGCCTCCGTGCCCAGGATCGGCGGTGTGACCGATCCCGACGTGGAGCGGATCGTCGCGCTGTCGCCCGACCTGGTGCTCTGCACGACCGACGGCAATCCCCGGCAGAAGGTCGAGGCGCTGGAGGAGATGGGGATCCCCTGCTTCGCCATAGGCCCGCAGGAGATCTCCGGCGTCATCGGAGCCATCGGGCGGCTGGGGGAGCTGCTCGGCGTCCCGGAGAAGGGGCGCGCGGCGGCGGCCTCGCTGCGGGGACGCGTCGAGCGGATCCGCGCCGCGGCGGGAAAGGGCGCAGGATCGGCGCCCCGCGCGCTGTTCGTCGTGGCCACGACCCCCCTCATCGTCGCGGGAGGCGGTACGTTCATGGATGAACTGCTCCGGCTGGCGGGGGCGGAGAACGCGGCCAGGCGGTTCGCGGGCCGGTATCCGCGCCTGTCCGTCGAGGACATCGTCGCAGCCCGCCCCGACGCGGTCTTCGTCGCGGGGATGGCGGGCGTGGAGCGGCTTCCCCTCGAGGTGACGCGCTGGAAGGAAGTCCCCGCCTTCCGGGACGGCGCCGTGTTCGTCCTCGACGGGGACATCGTCACCCGGCCGGGCCCTCGCCTGGTCGACGCGCTGGAGAAGGTGGCGGAGGCGCTCGCCGGGATGCGGAGCGGAAAGGGGAGGGGGCGATGAGCCGGCCGGCGGAGGGGCGCGCGCGCTTTGGGACGGTGCTGGCCGCGCTGCTGGCCGCGCTGGCGGGCGCCGTGGC
Coding sequences within it:
- a CDS encoding cobalamin-binding protein, coding for MLSALLFLLAACAIRPASAAGGYPLERIDDRGVAVRLAAPPRRIVSLAPSLTEIVFLLGRGDALAGVTRYCNHPPEAASVPRIGGVTDPDVERIVALSPDLVLCTTDGNPRQKVEALEEMGIPCFAIGPQEISGVIGAIGRLGELLGVPEKGRAAAASLRGRVERIRAAAGKGAGSAPRALFVVATTPLIVAGGGTFMDELLRLAGAENAARRFAGRYPRLSVEDIVAARPDAVFVAGMAGVERLPLEVTRWKEVPAFRDGAVFVLDGDIVTRPGPRLVDALEKVAEALAGMRSGKGRGR